In one window of Desulforhabdus amnigena DNA:
- a CDS encoding efflux RND transporter periplasmic adaptor subunit, translating to MEPKDNPTAGDNPQPAGGTASDGLEAPSPRIKKRWFGRLLFLAIVFACGIAIGKWVDTEALLQGRLALRHKTPREMSGKTVPAFPQEKPPSGERKPLYWVDPMNPSHKSDKPGKAPDGMDLVPVYAEEGAPSESLPPGSVQIKPRRQQLIGVQYGEVAEGPVTKTIRAVGMLASDETKIAHIHTKFEGWIDETYIDFVGMLVEKGQPLLSIYSPDLYSTQQELLLAKKSKETLADNEFKEIASGAVSLYQATRARLKLWDIPDREIDAIEKRGSPMRSLKLYSPIKGFVQVRNAFPGLRVTPDTELYTVVDLSNIWVFAEIYEYELPMVQVGQQAKMSLSYHPGETFTGKITYIYPRLNAETRTLKVRLEFPNKNYRLKPDMYASVVVEKDLGVRISVPASAVLDSGTEQIVFVALDNGYFEPRTVETGPRVEGRYIIQKGLKPGEKIVTSGTFLVDSESKLKSAVGAMGEHVHGGVAPGAEEEKKPSAPSLSKEAPTTPVDHLRHPRPPEPMSQPDHSQHQAPSPPVAQPDHSGHPMPSMNGEAHDQQNH from the coding sequence ATGGAACCCAAGGACAATCCCACGGCAGGGGATAATCCGCAGCCCGCTGGCGGTACGGCTTCCGACGGACTGGAAGCACCATCTCCAAGGATTAAGAAACGGTGGTTCGGACGACTCCTTTTTCTTGCCATCGTCTTTGCATGCGGTATCGCCATTGGCAAATGGGTCGATACCGAGGCTCTGCTCCAGGGCCGGTTGGCTTTGCGGCATAAAACTCCAAGAGAGATGAGCGGAAAAACCGTACCGGCTTTTCCGCAGGAAAAGCCCCCTTCGGGAGAGAGGAAACCTCTCTACTGGGTGGACCCCATGAACCCGTCTCACAAATCGGACAAGCCCGGTAAAGCGCCGGATGGGATGGACCTCGTTCCCGTCTATGCCGAAGAGGGGGCTCCGTCTGAGAGCCTTCCCCCAGGGTCGGTACAAATCAAGCCCCGGCGTCAACAGCTGATTGGAGTACAATATGGAGAAGTTGCCGAAGGGCCGGTTACAAAAACCATCCGTGCCGTTGGAATGCTGGCAAGTGATGAAACGAAAATCGCCCACATCCACACCAAATTCGAGGGATGGATCGATGAAACCTATATCGACTTCGTGGGAATGCTCGTGGAGAAGGGGCAACCCCTCCTGAGCATTTACAGCCCGGATCTCTATTCCACGCAGCAGGAGCTGCTGCTTGCGAAAAAATCAAAAGAGACTCTTGCCGACAACGAATTCAAAGAGATCGCCTCCGGGGCCGTATCGCTTTACCAGGCTACCCGGGCGCGCCTGAAGCTCTGGGACATTCCAGATCGGGAAATCGACGCCATCGAAAAGCGCGGCTCGCCCATGCGGTCCCTCAAGCTCTATTCACCCATCAAGGGCTTCGTGCAGGTGAGGAACGCTTTCCCGGGACTTCGCGTTACACCGGATACTGAGCTCTACACTGTTGTGGACCTCTCCAATATCTGGGTCTTTGCCGAAATCTACGAGTACGAGCTCCCCATGGTCCAGGTCGGACAGCAGGCGAAGATGAGCCTGAGCTATCATCCTGGAGAAACCTTTACTGGAAAGATCACCTACATCTATCCCAGGCTCAACGCAGAGACGCGCACCCTCAAGGTTCGCCTGGAATTTCCCAACAAGAACTATCGCCTGAAGCCCGACATGTACGCCAGCGTGGTGGTCGAAAAAGACCTTGGAGTCCGCATCTCGGTCCCGGCCAGTGCGGTCCTGGATTCGGGGACCGAGCAGATTGTTTTTGTCGCTCTCGACAACGGCTACTTCGAGCCCCGCACCGTCGAGACAGGCCCACGGGTTGAGGGGCGATACATCATTCAGAAGGGATTGAAGCCCGGCGAAAAGATCGTCACTTCAGGCACTTTCCTGGTCGATTCCGAAAGCAAGCTCAAGTCGGCAGTGGGCGCCATGGGGGAGCACGTTCACGGGGGCGTCGCTCCGGGGGCTGAGGAGGAGAAGAAGCCGTCGGCCCCATCCCTGTCCAAAGAGGCCCCAACGACCCCGGTCGACCACCTACGACACCCGCGTCCACCTGAGCCAATGAGCCAACCCGACCATTCACAACATCAGGCTCCTTCTCCACCGGTTGCACAGCCCGACCATTCGGGACACCCGATGCCCTCCATGAACGGAGAAGCCCATGATCAACAAAATCATTGA
- a CDS encoding efflux RND transporter permease subunit, giving the protein MINKIIEWCATHRFFVFLFTVVAIFSGLYCMRHITLDAIPDLSDTQVIIFSRWDRSPDIMEDQVTYPIITSMLGVPRVKDIRGFSDFGYSYVYIIFEEGTDIYWARSRTLEYLSNILPRLPQGVEVELARDETAIGWVFEYALVDTTGKHNLAELRSLQDWFLRFELQSVPGVAEVAPIGGFVRQYQVNVDPNALLGYDIPIDKVVEAIKDGNNDVGGKLVEFSGREYMVRGRGYIKSVEDVENIVVGVNQQTGVPILVKHIGTVVLGPDMRRGVADLDGEGDVVGGIVIMRYGENALRVIERVRERLAELEPNLPEGVKIVHTYDRADLIERSIETLKGTLLEELTIVSVLILIFLWHVPSAVIPILSIPIAVILSFIPMYWMGLTANIMSLGGIAIAIGAMVDASIVMVEQLHKKMEHWEAAGRRENFREVILGALKEVGGPSFFALLVIAVSFMPIFTLEAQEGRLFKPLAFTKNFAMGIAAFLSITLLPAIVLLLIRTKRFQFRPRLLSKMVNGILVGTIHKEENHPISRPLMRLYHPFVEFVLRHPWPTIMAAVLTVILTIPAFMRLGSEFMPPLDEGVLLYMPTTLPGISVTEAQALLQTQDKVLKSFPEVESVFGKAGRAETATDPAPFSMMETVVVLKPPARWPRVKRWYTDRLPEWTHGMLRRAWPDHKTTQELIYGPGGLNEAMNFPGLVNAWTMPIRARIDMLSTGVRTPVGIKILGPNLEKIQEIGRHMEAALRTVPGTTSVFAERTAGGYFLDFDLKRSELARYGLTIGQVQMVIMSAIGGENITTTVEGRERYPVNVRYLRDYRSTVEQLKRVLVPTPGGAEIPMEQLADIKLLYGPGMIRDENARLSGYVYVDVAERDVGSYVVDAKKAVAEQVQLPPGYRLVWSGQYEFMQRVRERLSVVVPITLFIIFLLLYFNTGSVAKTLIIFLAVPFSAVGAILFLHLLDYNMSIAVWVGLIALLGVDAETGVFMLLYLDLAYYDRVKQGLMKTKDELREAIVEGAVKRLRPKFMTVAVMFMSLVPIMWSTGSGADVMKRIAAPMIGGIFTSFIMELLVYPAIYELWRWHFYVKKEAA; this is encoded by the coding sequence ATGATCAACAAAATCATTGAATGGTGTGCAACGCACAGGTTCTTCGTCTTCCTCTTCACAGTGGTTGCGATCTTCTCCGGCCTCTACTGCATGAGGCACATCACCCTGGATGCCATCCCCGACCTTTCGGACACCCAGGTAATCATCTTTTCCCGATGGGACCGAAGCCCCGACATCATGGAAGATCAGGTGACCTATCCCATCATTACCTCCATGCTCGGTGTTCCGAGAGTCAAAGACATCCGGGGCTTTTCCGATTTTGGCTACTCCTATGTCTACATCATCTTCGAGGAGGGGACCGACATCTACTGGGCGAGGTCTCGAACCCTGGAATACCTGAGCAACATTCTTCCAAGACTTCCCCAGGGCGTAGAAGTCGAGCTCGCAAGAGATGAAACGGCCATAGGCTGGGTCTTCGAGTATGCGCTGGTCGATACCACGGGGAAGCACAATCTCGCCGAACTTCGAAGTCTCCAGGACTGGTTCCTGCGATTCGAGCTCCAGTCGGTTCCCGGAGTGGCTGAAGTCGCCCCCATCGGGGGCTTTGTTCGTCAGTACCAGGTAAACGTCGATCCCAACGCCCTGCTGGGCTACGACATCCCCATCGACAAGGTGGTCGAGGCCATAAAGGATGGAAACAACGATGTGGGCGGAAAGCTCGTCGAGTTCTCAGGACGGGAGTACATGGTGCGGGGCCGGGGCTACATCAAATCCGTCGAGGATGTAGAAAACATCGTCGTCGGAGTGAACCAGCAGACGGGGGTTCCGATCCTGGTCAAGCATATCGGCACCGTGGTGCTCGGCCCCGACATGAGGCGGGGAGTTGCCGACCTCGACGGCGAGGGGGATGTCGTCGGCGGAATCGTCATCATGCGCTACGGGGAGAACGCTCTTCGGGTGATCGAACGGGTGAGGGAAAGGCTTGCCGAACTCGAACCGAATCTTCCTGAAGGGGTCAAGATCGTCCACACCTACGACCGTGCCGACCTCATCGAGCGCTCCATCGAGACCCTCAAGGGAACGCTCCTGGAAGAGCTCACGATTGTAAGCGTCCTCATTCTGATATTCCTGTGGCACGTGCCGAGCGCCGTCATTCCCATCCTCTCTATTCCCATAGCGGTGATCCTCTCCTTCATCCCCATGTATTGGATGGGGCTCACGGCCAACATCATGAGCCTCGGCGGCATTGCCATCGCCATAGGCGCCATGGTGGACGCTTCCATCGTTATGGTCGAGCAGCTCCACAAGAAGATGGAACATTGGGAAGCGGCCGGAAGAAGGGAAAACTTCAGGGAGGTGATTCTCGGGGCTTTGAAGGAAGTGGGCGGACCGAGCTTCTTCGCCCTGCTGGTGATCGCAGTTTCCTTCATGCCCATATTTACACTGGAGGCTCAGGAGGGAAGGCTCTTCAAGCCCCTGGCCTTCACGAAGAATTTCGCCATGGGGATTGCCGCGTTCCTCTCCATCACACTACTTCCAGCCATTGTCCTGCTTCTCATCAGGACAAAACGGTTTCAATTCCGCCCCCGTCTTCTGTCGAAGATGGTGAACGGGATACTCGTCGGGACGATCCACAAGGAGGAGAACCATCCCATAAGCCGGCCGCTCATGAGGCTCTATCACCCCTTTGTCGAATTCGTTCTCCGGCATCCCTGGCCGACCATCATGGCCGCCGTGCTTACGGTGATTCTCACCATTCCGGCATTCATGCGGCTGGGATCGGAATTCATGCCGCCCCTCGATGAAGGGGTGCTCCTCTATATGCCCACAACCCTTCCGGGCATATCGGTCACCGAGGCGCAGGCATTGCTTCAAACGCAGGACAAGGTCTTGAAAAGCTTTCCCGAGGTGGAAAGTGTCTTTGGAAAAGCGGGACGAGCTGAGACCGCAACTGATCCGGCACCTTTTTCCATGATGGAGACGGTAGTGGTTTTGAAGCCCCCAGCCCGGTGGCCCAGAGTCAAGCGATGGTACACGGACCGGCTGCCCGAGTGGACGCACGGGATGCTGCGCCGCGCCTGGCCCGATCACAAAACCACCCAGGAGCTCATCTACGGCCCCGGAGGGTTGAACGAGGCCATGAATTTCCCCGGACTCGTCAACGCATGGACGATGCCCATCCGTGCCCGCATAGACATGCTCTCAACGGGAGTGAGAACTCCCGTCGGCATCAAGATTCTCGGGCCGAACCTCGAAAAAATCCAGGAGATCGGCCGGCACATGGAGGCAGCTCTGAGGACGGTCCCCGGCACGACGAGCGTTTTTGCCGAAAGAACAGCCGGAGGGTATTTTCTCGATTTCGATCTCAAGAGGTCCGAGCTTGCCCGCTACGGTCTCACCATAGGCCAGGTCCAGATGGTCATCATGTCCGCCATCGGAGGAGAGAACATCACCACCACCGTCGAGGGCCGGGAGCGCTATCCGGTGAACGTGCGGTACCTTCGGGATTACCGGAGTACGGTCGAACAGCTCAAGCGCGTCCTGGTGCCGACTCCCGGTGGAGCCGAAATCCCCATGGAACAGCTTGCCGACATCAAGCTCCTCTACGGCCCCGGTATGATCCGGGATGAGAACGCGCGCCTCAGCGGCTATGTCTACGTGGATGTTGCCGAAAGGGATGTGGGAAGTTACGTGGTCGATGCAAAAAAGGCGGTGGCCGAGCAAGTGCAGCTTCCGCCCGGATACCGGTTGGTCTGGAGCGGTCAGTACGAATTCATGCAGCGCGTTCGCGAACGCCTTTCGGTTGTGGTCCCCATCACCCTCTTTATCATCTTTCTCCTCCTTTACTTCAACACAGGCTCCGTGGCTAAGACCCTGATCATCTTCCTGGCCGTACCCTTCTCCGCCGTGGGAGCGATACTTTTCCTGCATCTGCTCGACTACAACATGAGTATCGCCGTCTGGGTGGGACTCATCGCTCTTCTCGGAGTCGATGCAGAAACCGGGGTTTTCATGCTCCTTTACCTGGACCTGGCTTACTACGACAGGGTGAAGCAGGGTCTCATGAAAACGAAGGACGAACTGCGAGAGGCCATCGTGGAGGGAGCCGTAAAGCGGCTTCGGCCGAAGTTTATGACCGTTGCCGTGATGTTCATGAGCCTCGTTCCCATCATGTGGTCCACAGGGTCCGGAGCCGATGTCATGAAGCGCATCGCCGCCCCCATGATCGGCGGCATCTTCACCTCCTTCATCATGGAGCTCCTGGTTTATCCAGCCATCTACGAGCTGTGGCGATGGCATTTCTATGTCAAAAAGGAGGCGGCGTGA
- a CDS encoding poly(R)-hydroxyalkanoic acid synthase subunit PhaE: protein MNQDSQEKGNMDSLLAAWMKSATDFWMSGAKMWSPPSEAPKNGSTSVGGFKDRTQESWQNAFKLWQGLLSSMSTPESVEAFLSGASTSPEIAMKIARTAMEGYSAFYQQWLKKMGNLSEPGQAYHFENLDQNTFKAWRELYEKEIRPFLKSPQLGLTRSYQERMNEALDSFNLYQTAVAEFFQMLSLPVEKSLRVMEEKLEELSREGKLSENFKDYYDMWVKVLEGHYMTLFKSPEYLQSLSNTLNAIANFKTARHKMLVDILQFLPIPTNKDMDELYKEIYLLKKTVKEMKKKMAEQETSVPF from the coding sequence ATGAATCAGGATAGCCAAGAAAAGGGCAATATGGATTCTTTACTGGCTGCATGGATGAAATCGGCTACAGACTTCTGGATGTCCGGTGCAAAAATGTGGTCTCCACCCTCGGAAGCGCCGAAGAACGGTTCCACGTCGGTCGGCGGTTTTAAGGACCGGACTCAGGAATCGTGGCAAAATGCATTCAAATTATGGCAGGGTTTGCTTTCGAGCATGAGCACCCCGGAATCCGTGGAAGCGTTCCTCAGCGGGGCGAGCACCTCCCCTGAAATTGCTATGAAAATAGCACGCACGGCAATGGAGGGGTATTCCGCTTTTTATCAACAATGGCTGAAAAAGATGGGAAATCTCTCGGAACCGGGACAGGCTTATCATTTCGAAAACCTCGACCAGAACACCTTCAAAGCTTGGAGGGAACTCTATGAGAAAGAAATTCGGCCGTTTCTCAAGTCTCCGCAGTTGGGACTTACCCGTTCCTATCAGGAGAGAATGAACGAGGCTCTCGATAGCTTCAATCTCTATCAGACAGCCGTCGCCGAGTTTTTCCAGATGCTTTCTCTTCCCGTCGAAAAATCGCTCCGCGTGATGGAAGAAAAGCTCGAAGAACTCTCCCGGGAGGGAAAACTCTCCGAAAACTTCAAAGACTACTATGACATGTGGGTCAAAGTGCTTGAGGGCCACTATATGACCCTCTTCAAGTCGCCGGAATACCTCCAGTCCCTCTCGAACACACTCAATGCAATAGCGAACTTCAAGACGGCGCGGCATAAAATGCTCGTCGATATCTTGCAGTTCCTCCCCATTCCAACAAACAAGGACATGGATGAACTCTACAAGGAAATCTACCTGCTGAAAAAGACCGTTAAAGAGATGAAGAAAAAAATGGCTGAGCAGGAAACTTCGGTCCCATTCTGA
- the phaC gene encoding class III poly(R)-hydroxyalkanoic acid synthase subunit PhaC, whose amino-acid sequence MSPIKIPVDLILNKLAEDVEKSQDRILKSKDVLLGPLDTSIATTPYEVLYEEDRVKLKHYIPTQKTQLKTPLLMVYALINRETMLDLQPGRSVVQNLLDEGVDLYMIDWGYPARKDRYLTIDDHVNGYMSNVIDFILHRHKLPRINLMGICMGGSFSIMYSALHPEKVQNLITTVTPSNFDTDKGLLHIWMKGIDVDRMVDTYGNMPGDLLNMGFLLLNPARLMLDKYVGFLENMDDKVFVENFIRMEKWIFDSPDVPGETFRQFIKDCYQKNLLIQSKMELGGRRVDLKNVTMPLLNIYGRYDHLVPPEACEHLTSRVGSKDTEDICLNTGHIGIYVSSKCQRELTPKIVGWLKERDETGATQVSRKDVSNISSVRKDAAKTRKTQAAASSKTRKQDPRESKS is encoded by the coding sequence ATGAGTCCAATCAAAATTCCAGTCGATCTCATTTTGAACAAGCTGGCGGAAGATGTCGAGAAATCACAGGATCGCATCCTAAAATCCAAGGACGTGCTGCTGGGTCCGCTCGATACAAGCATTGCCACAACCCCTTACGAGGTCCTCTACGAGGAGGACCGGGTCAAACTCAAGCATTATATTCCAACCCAAAAGACGCAACTCAAAACACCACTTCTCATGGTGTATGCCCTCATCAACCGGGAAACCATGCTTGATCTGCAACCGGGAAGAAGCGTGGTGCAAAACCTCCTCGACGAAGGGGTCGATCTCTACATGATCGACTGGGGTTATCCGGCCCGCAAAGATCGCTATCTCACCATAGACGACCACGTGAACGGCTACATGTCCAACGTTATCGACTTCATTCTTCACCGTCACAAGCTCCCCAGGATCAACCTCATGGGGATCTGTATGGGTGGGAGCTTTTCCATCATGTATTCGGCCCTACATCCCGAAAAGGTGCAAAACCTGATCACCACGGTGACCCCGAGCAACTTCGATACGGACAAGGGCCTTCTCCATATCTGGATGAAGGGAATCGACGTGGACCGGATGGTGGATACTTATGGCAATATGCCCGGAGATTTGCTCAACATGGGTTTTTTGCTGCTCAATCCCGCCCGTCTCATGCTCGACAAGTATGTCGGTTTTCTGGAGAACATGGACGACAAGGTCTTCGTGGAAAACTTCATACGCATGGAAAAATGGATTTTTGACAGCCCGGACGTTCCTGGAGAGACCTTCCGGCAATTCATAAAGGACTGTTACCAGAAGAATTTGCTCATCCAAAGCAAGATGGAACTGGGAGGACGGCGTGTCGACCTAAAGAACGTCACCATGCCTCTCCTGAACATTTATGGCCGTTACGACCACCTGGTTCCGCCCGAAGCGTGTGAACATCTCACCAGCAGGGTGGGAAGCAAGGACACCGAAGACATTTGTCTCAATACCGGCCACATAGGAATCTACGTGAGTTCAAAGTGCCAGAGGGAACTGACGCCGAAGATCGTTGGATGGCTGAAAGAAAGGGATGAAACCGGGGCGACCCAAGTCAGCAGAAAGGACGTGAGTAATATTTCGAGCGTTCGGAAAGATGCGGCCAAAACGAGAAAAACACAAGCTGCAGCTTCTTCGAAGACAAGAAAGCAGGACCCCAGGGAGAGCAAATCATGA
- a CDS encoding GAF domain-containing protein, which yields MNRENDYFKAICKVSRAFWTTLNHDELLHLIVDSAIDTMKVKAALLFLLDEEKEEFLPVAQRGLSENYLRSGFTAPRKLVFFLEKENYLFVEDATSDTRLDNLEVKKQEGIASILVVPMRVKGGKLIGGLCLYTGSPRVFTQAEIDFLMAMGEQASMAIEHARLFGKIKQNTGILLDLAVNIQSSLDLKKILHILTADVAEYFKVKASSILLVNENRNTLDFVASYGLSEEYLKRGPLTLDKSVQETLAGELVVVRDALTDERVQHKKEKEKEGIVSILSIPIKAGEKVIGVMRLYSGTRREFTEEEILFGTVLAHLGGLAIQNASLYLMLESDVKDLRENIWSHRAWF from the coding sequence ATGAACCGTGAAAATGATTACTTCAAGGCCATTTGCAAGGTGAGCAGAGCCTTTTGGACCACCTTGAATCATGACGAACTGCTGCACCTGATTGTGGACAGTGCTATTGACACCATGAAGGTGAAGGCCGCCCTTCTCTTTCTGCTCGACGAAGAAAAAGAGGAATTTCTTCCCGTGGCTCAGAGGGGGCTGTCGGAAAATTACCTTCGCTCGGGATTCACAGCACCTCGCAAGCTCGTCTTCTTCCTTGAAAAAGAAAACTATCTTTTTGTAGAGGATGCCACCAGCGACACCAGGTTGGACAACCTGGAGGTCAAAAAGCAGGAAGGAATCGCTTCCATACTGGTTGTCCCCATGCGAGTCAAGGGAGGCAAACTCATCGGGGGCCTCTGTCTTTATACCGGCAGCCCGCGTGTTTTTACTCAAGCCGAGATCGACTTCCTGATGGCCATGGGGGAGCAGGCTAGCATGGCCATAGAACATGCGCGTCTCTTTGGCAAGATAAAGCAAAACACCGGCATCCTCCTGGACCTGGCCGTCAACATCCAGTCGAGCCTGGACCTCAAGAAGATCCTGCACATCCTGACCGCCGATGTTGCGGAATACTTCAAGGTAAAGGCCTCATCGATCCTCCTTGTGAATGAAAATAGAAATACTCTGGATTTCGTGGCGAGCTACGGGCTGAGTGAGGAGTATTTGAAAAGAGGCCCCTTGACCCTGGATAAGAGTGTCCAGGAAACCCTCGCCGGCGAACTGGTGGTGGTCCGTGATGCCTTAACCGATGAGAGGGTACAGCACAAGAAGGAAAAGGAAAAAGAAGGGATCGTCTCCATTCTCTCCATCCCCATCAAGGCCGGAGAGAAGGTGATCGGGGTGATGAGGCTCTACAGCGGAACAAGGCGCGAGTTCACGGAAGAGGAGATCCTGTTTGGCACCGTTCTGGCTCACCTGGGCGGCCTAGCCATCCAGAACGCTTCCCTTTACCTGATGCTCGAGAGTGACGTGAAGGACTTAAGAGAAAACATCTGGAGCCACCGGGCCTGGTTTTAA
- a CDS encoding MaoC family dehydratase, giving the protein MRGKTLSEIKMGDTAEFSKTVSESDVYLYAGVTGDFNPAHINEAYAQKTFFKTRIAHGMLGAGFISAVIAMQLPGPGTIYIRQELDFLAPVRIGDTITARVEVIEIIAEKKRIRLKTTCANQEGTLVLDGEAIVSPPRG; this is encoded by the coding sequence ATGAGAGGAAAGACCCTGAGTGAAATCAAGATGGGCGACACTGCGGAATTTTCAAAAACGGTTTCTGAATCGGACGTGTATCTTTACGCTGGAGTGACCGGCGACTTCAATCCGGCCCACATCAACGAAGCCTACGCACAGAAAACTTTCTTCAAGACCCGGATCGCCCACGGCATGCTGGGAGCGGGATTCATCTCGGCGGTCATCGCCATGCAGCTTCCGGGGCCCGGGACGATCTATATCCGGCAGGAACTCGACTTTCTCGCACCCGTTCGCATCGGCGATACGATTACGGCTCGAGTTGAAGTAATCGAGATCATTGCGGAGAAGAAACGGATCAGGCTCAAGACGACATGCGCCAACCAGGAAGGGACCCTGGTCCTGGACGGCGAAGCCATCGTGAGCCCTCCGCGAGGGTGA
- a CDS encoding polyhydroxyalkanoate synthesis regulator DNA-binding domain-containing protein: MTDHVVFKRYPNRRLYNTEKSAYVTLSQISDIIKEGRRVRVLDAKTGEDVTAFILTQIIVEEAKNKNALLPAPLLHLVIRYGGNVLSEFFEKYLELSIKNYLTYKSALDEQFKAWLGKSMDISSLTPGGFPPFMSMESILESFSDWAKKLKSKRNGKSKE; encoded by the coding sequence ATGACCGATCATGTAGTGTTTAAGAGATATCCCAACAGGCGCCTGTACAATACAGAGAAAAGCGCCTATGTCACTTTAAGTCAAATATCTGATATCATTAAAGAAGGAAGACGGGTTCGAGTGTTGGACGCGAAAACCGGAGAGGATGTCACCGCCTTCATACTGACTCAGATCATTGTGGAAGAAGCAAAAAACAAGAATGCGCTTTTGCCCGCTCCCCTTCTCCATCTCGTTATCCGCTACGGGGGAAATGTCCTCAGCGAATTTTTCGAAAAATACCTGGAACTCTCCATCAAGAACTATCTCACCTACAAGTCGGCCCTCGATGAGCAATTCAAGGCATGGCTCGGTAAAAGCATGGATATTTCGAGCCTCACCCCCGGAGGATTTCCGCCGTTCATGTCCATGGAATCCATCCTCGAATCTTTTTCAGATTGGGCCAAAAAACTGAAAAGCAAGAGGAACGGGAAAAGTAAGGAGTGA